The genomic window ACCCGCAGGGGCGCCCACCCGAAGGCGAACAGGATCATGAGGCCGGGCACGACGAGGAGGACCATCCCCAGGAAGACCCCCGCGTAGAGGAGGATCCGGGCGGCCATCGCCGGCACCCAGCGCTCCTCGAAGAGCCGTTCCCACCCCGCCACGGGGTTCAGGGTCCGGTCCCCTGCGCTGGCGTCGGCCTCGGCCAGGAACCGGGGGATGAAATACATTTCCAGGGGTACCAGGCATGCGAAGGTGAGGACGAACCGGACCAGGTCGTCGTCCGGCAGGCCCACCTTGATCTGGAGCAGCGGCGGGAGGGCGGCGAGGACCATGCCCAGGGCGGCCAGGGCCAGGGCGGCGAGGGGGCGGCGGGTGAGGAAGGCCATCCCTTCGGAGAAGCTGGCGAGATCGGATTTGGGTGACTTGATCATTCTCTGAGAGTAGCGCGTTATGATCTTGGGCATGAGTCAACTGGCCCCATGTCTGCTTGTGGCGAGTCCAATGCTCCTGGACCCGAATTTTCTCCACTCCGTGGTGCTCCTCGTGGAGCACGACGAGGCCGGCGGCATGGGCGTGATCCTCAACCGCCCGCTGCCCGTGACGCTGCGCCAGATCTGCCAGGAGAGCCGGCTGGCCTTCACGGGGGACGAGGATGCAACCGCCTGGCGCGGCGGCCCCGTGGATCCCCAGCGGGGCATCATCCTGGTGCGCGGCGGGCTTCCCGAGGCCGACGACACGGTCCTGGACTTCACCGACTTCATCAGCTACCGCAAGGACCTGCTGGAGTCCCTGCTGGTCGAGCCGAGATCCACCTTCCGCCTCTTCCTCGGCTATGCGGGCTGGGGCGCCGGGCAGCTGGACCAGGAGATCCAGGACGGGGCCTGGGTCCGCGTGCCGTTGAATCCCGAATGGCTCATGCCAGAGGACCCCCAGGAGCTCTGGTCCCTGGCGATCCAGTCCATCACGGGCTAGCCGTGGGGCGGCCCTGGGGCATCCATCCCGGCGTCGCCCACGGGGCGGCCATTCTCGCGAATCTCGAGCGGAACTCCGGCAGGGGGCCCGAGGCCTGGCTGGCCCTGGCCCGGGAGGCCGGAGCGGTGGACCTCAAGGCGGCCCGGGCCTTCTTCCGGGAGCGGGGCCTCGGCATGTCCGCGGCCGGTTGGCTGGCCGAGATGGCGGCCGGCCAGGAGCCGGAAACCCCGGAGAGCTACCTCGCCAAGTGCCCCGGCTACCTGGACGCCCAGTACGCCGGCGCCAGGGCCGCCCTCCGCCCCCTCCTGGACCGGATCCTGGACGCCGCCTACGGCCTGGGCGCCGACGTCACGGCCTGCCCCTGCCGGACCCTGGTCTCCATCTACCGAAGGCGCGTGTTCGCCGAGGTCAAGCCCTTCGCTTCGCGCCTGGACCTGGGCCTGGTGCTGGGCGACCCCGCGAAGCTCGCGGGCCGCGCGCCGCGCCTCGTCGACACCGGCGGCTTCGCGAAGAAGGACCGGATCACCCTGAAGCTCGAGGTGCGGTCGGCCGCCGATCTCGACGGGGACCTGGAGGGCTGGCTGAGGCGGGCCTACGATCTGGACGTCTAGGCGATGCTCTTGGCGGCGTCCGACGCGAGCTGGTCGACCCGCTCGTTCTCGGGGTGCCCCGCGTGGCCCTTCACCCAGTGGGCGTCCACCCGGTGCTTCCCGCAGAGCGCGTCCAGCTCCTTCCAGAGCTCGATGTTGAGCACCGGCTTGCCGTCGGCCTTGCGCCAGCCCTTGGCCTTCCAGCCCTTGATCCAGGACTGGATGCCCTTCACGACGTACTGGCTGTCGCTGTAGAGGGCCACGGTGCAGGGCTTGGTGAGGAGCTTGAGGCCCTCGATGGCGGCGGTGAGCTCCATCTTGTTGTTGGTGGTCCCGGCCTCGGCGCCGGAACCCTCCTTCTCCCTGGTGCCGTCGGTGGTCTTCACGCGCAGCAGGAAGCCCCAGCCGCCGGGGCCGGGGTTCCCGAGACATGCGCCGTCGCAGTAAAGCTCGACCTGCACTAGACCTTCGCCATGTGGGGGCGGGTGGCTTCCACGGCGAGCCTGATGCTCTTCTGCAGCAGCTCGACGCCCAGGTCCAGGTCCGCGGTGGCCAGGTTCAGGGCGGGACGGAACCGCAGGCCGTTGTGGCCGGTGGAGAGGATGATCATGCCCAGGTCCTGGGCCTTGGACACCGTGGCGGTGCGCAGGGCCGGGGTGGCCATGTCCAGGGCGCAGAAGAGGCCCTTGCCGCGGGGGTTGCTGGTGAACTCGGGGAACTCCGCGTTGATCTCGTGGAGGCCCTTGAGGAGCCGCTCGCCCTGGACGGCGCAGTGGTCGACCAGCTTCTCCTCGACCATGATGTCGATGATGCGGGTGCCGCGGACCATGTCCACGAGGTTGCCGCCCCAGGTGCTGTTGATGCGGCTGGGCACCTTGAACACGCTCTCCACCTCGTCCAGGCGCGCGCTGGCGGCGATGCCGCAGCACTGGGTCTTCTTGCCGAAGACGAGGATGTCGGGGCGCACGGCGTGGTGCTCGTGGGCCCACCACTTGCCGGTGGCGCCGAAGCCCGTCTGGACCTCGTCGAAGATGAGCAGGAACTCGTGCCTGTCGGCGAGGTCGCGCAGGGCCTGCAGGAACTCGGTGCGGAAGTGGTTGTCGCCGCCCTCGCCCTGGATGGGCTCGACGATGAGGCAGGCGATCTCGGCGGGATCCTGGGCGATCACGGCCTCGATCTGGGCCACGGCGACCTTCTCCATCTGCTCGACCTTGGCGAGGTTCTCGGCGTCCAGGGGGAACGTGATCTTGGGGTTGGAGATGCGGGGCCAGTCGAACTTGGGGAAGTACTGGTACTTCCTCGGGTCGGCGGTGTTCGTGAGGCTGAGGGTGTAGCCGGAGCGCCCGTGGAAGGCCTCCTTGAAGTGGATGACCTTGGAGCCCTTCTCGGGCAGGCCCTTCTCCAGGTTCTTGCGCACCTTCCAGTCGAAGGCCGCCTTCAGGGCGTTCTCCACGGCCAGGGCGCCGCCGTCGATCCAGAACAGGTGGGGCAGGTAGGAGGGCGCGGCCTTGGTGGCGAAGGCCTCCACCCATTCCGCGTAGGCGGTGGTGTAGATGTCGGAGTTGGCGGGCTTGTTCACCGCGATGGAGCCCAGCTTGGCCTGGAAGGCCGCGTCGCGGAGGCTGGGATGGTTGTGGCCCAGGGGCGCCGTGGCGAAGAAGGTGTAGAAATCCAGATACTTCTTGCCGTCCCGGGCGTCCACGATCCAGGAACCGTAGGACTTCTCCAGGTCCATGACCATGTGGAAGCCGTCGACGAGGAGGTGGCGCCCGAGGACGTCGAAGACCTCGGCGGGGAGTACATGGGTTTCCTGCGCTTTTTTCATGGCGGCCT from Geothrix sp. 21YS21S-2 includes these protein-coding regions:
- a CDS encoding YqgE/AlgH family protein, with translation MLLDPNFLHSVVLLVEHDEAGGMGVILNRPLPVTLRQICQESRLAFTGDEDATAWRGGPVDPQRGIILVRGGLPEADDTVLDFTDFISYRKDLLESLLVEPRSTFRLFLGYAGWGAGQLDQEIQDGAWVRVPLNPEWLMPEDPQELWSLAIQSITG
- a CDS encoding DUF5655 domain-containing protein — protein: MGRPWGIHPGVAHGAAILANLERNSGRGPEAWLALAREAGAVDLKAARAFFRERGLGMSAAGWLAEMAAGQEPETPESYLAKCPGYLDAQYAGARAALRPLLDRILDAAYGLGADVTACPCRTLVSIYRRRVFAEVKPFASRLDLGLVLGDPAKLAGRAPRLVDTGGFAKKDRITLKLEVRSAADLDGDLEGWLRRAYDLDV
- the rnhA gene encoding ribonuclease HI, with the translated sequence MQVELYCDGACLGNPGPGGWGFLLRVKTTDGTREKEGSGAEAGTTNNKMELTAAIEGLKLLTKPCTVALYSDSQYVVKGIQSWIKGWKAKGWRKADGKPVLNIELWKELDALCGKHRVDAHWVKGHAGHPENERVDQLASDAAKSIA
- the lat gene encoding L-lysine 6-transaminase; this encodes MKKAQETHVLPAEVFDVLGRHLLVDGFHMVMDLEKSYGSWIVDARDGKKYLDFYTFFATAPLGHNHPSLRDAAFQAKLGSIAVNKPANSDIYTTAYAEWVEAFATKAAPSYLPHLFWIDGGALAVENALKAAFDWKVRKNLEKGLPEKGSKVIHFKEAFHGRSGYTLSLTNTADPRKYQYFPKFDWPRISNPKITFPLDAENLAKVEQMEKVAVAQIEAVIAQDPAEIACLIVEPIQGEGGDNHFRTEFLQALRDLADRHEFLLIFDEVQTGFGATGKWWAHEHHAVRPDILVFGKKTQCCGIAASARLDEVESVFKVPSRINSTWGGNLVDMVRGTRIIDIMVEEKLVDHCAVQGERLLKGLHEINAEFPEFTSNPRGKGLFCALDMATPALRTATVSKAQDLGMIILSTGHNGLRFRPALNLATADLDLGVELLQKSIRLAVEATRPHMAKV